A genome region from Leptospiraceae bacterium includes the following:
- a CDS encoding M48 family metalloprotease translates to MYAKYYKSLLINKILVVVSIVCSMYIFGNCKSSEIKVEEKPEPPQYIYKEIKIGRALAAKFIKKYGLVQNLEQTKYLNFIGNKIAELSPRQELNFKFGILDTPEVNAFACPGGYIFITKGALALIENEAELVGAFLMKFLMYRYFIQANLNRKKKYGLI, encoded by the coding sequence TTGTACGCTAAATATTATAAATCCTTACTAATAAATAAAATTTTAGTTGTAGTGTCAATAGTATGCTCTATGTATATTTTCGGTAATTGTAAATCCTCTGAGATTAAAGTAGAAGAAAAACCAGAGCCTCCTCAATATATATATAAAGAAATTAAAATTGGTCGTGCGTTAGCTGCCAAGTTTATTAAAAAATATGGACTTGTTCAGAATTTGGAACAAACCAAATACTTGAATTTTATTGGAAATAAAATTGCTGAGTTGTCACCAAGGCAGGAATTAAATTTTAAATTTGGAATTTTAGATACTCCTGAAGTAAATGCTTTTGCTTGCCCAGGCGGATATATTTTTATTACCAAAGGTGCACTTGCGTTAATTGAAAATGAGGCAGAACTTGTAGGAGCTTTTCTCATGAAGTTTCTCATGTATCGTTATTTCATTCAGGCAAATTTGAATCGAAAGAAGAAATATGGATTGATTTAA
- a CDS encoding S-adenosylmethionine decarboxylase proenzyme has protein sequence MSIENTEIKRNRKALGKHLIAELYDCDRKIINDQDLIEKCMIEAVEVSGATLVKTVFHKFSPHGVTGIIVVAESHFSIHTWPEYGYCAVDIFTCGDIIQNDSAIDFLKIKLKAKHVSLFEMKRGLLDSENEIRHKPEGT, from the coding sequence ATGTCTATAGAGAATACTGAAATAAAAAGAAATAGGAAGGCTCTTGGGAAACATTTAATTGCTGAGCTTTATGACTGTGATAGAAAAATTATCAACGATCAAGATTTAATTGAAAAATGTATGATTGAAGCAGTCGAAGTAAGTGGTGCTACTCTTGTAAAAACAGTTTTTCACAAATTCAGCCCACATGGGGTAACAGGTATAATAGTAGTTGCCGAGTCGCATTTTTCAATTCACACTTGGCCAGAATATGGGTATTGTGCTGTGGACATTTTTACATGCGGAGATATTATACAAAACGATTCAGCAATTGATTTTTTAAAAATAAAATTAAAGGCAAAACATGTATCACTTTTTGAAATGAAAAGAGGTCTCCTTGATTCAGAAAATGAAATTCGGCATAAACCAGAAGGAACATAG
- a CDS encoding AAA family ATPase — MRASIIPGVIRGLGRARIEFNLVSKNKKVFRDTSKKILFLEKLDLKDKEFSKTALFKTLKFFTEPNPDEVLFWTVLKLIYAQEIGGICVQKKEILEFILSKNPKLDPEKSWKIYFDSNKEKLLLTQDADMIYLTHLYKTEISVCNFLNNFLNTKFKNKFKEYKDETLSEEQLHIVNSIFNNSISFLSGGPGTGKTTIIQAILKSGITNGIDPSEISILAPTGKAAKRLQESCILILNQFTSLEKPRTIHRFLGYNPSSGKFKFNADNLITKKLIIVDESSMLDIYILKAILEAYPNIEGDKRLIFVGDPDQLLSVNSGSVFSDFVRFNVNSFKLSKSFRQTLEGEEIKSIANKIKNLSSENNMNLLVESISPSKEIKPSFEGVHFLETTKEENSVDFAWEWYNKMQIQGLSGQILTPYNETKIGVKNLNLYIEKKVNTSVDNIKMPVIVNNNLYDIELFNGESGYLEETSDNLKFTPIKQNELIIPKSYRSYFEPAFAITVHKSQGSEYDHVCLVIPAELESPDSLLNIRIIYTAITRAKKSVTIIGSFPLFQKALLNKGEERHSRIVERLSSFFREQK, encoded by the coding sequence ATGCGCGCAAGTATTATACCCGGAGTAATTAGGGGATTGGGAAGAGCACGAATCGAATTTAATTTAGTTTCTAAAAATAAAAAAGTATTTCGAGACACTTCTAAAAAAATATTATTCTTAGAAAAATTAGACTTAAAGGATAAAGAATTTTCGAAAACCGCTCTTTTTAAAACATTAAAATTTTTCACCGAGCCCAATCCAGACGAAGTATTATTTTGGACTGTATTAAAATTAATTTACGCCCAAGAAATTGGTGGGATTTGTGTTCAAAAAAAAGAAATACTAGAATTTATTTTAAGTAAAAACCCAAAACTTGACCCAGAAAAATCTTGGAAAATTTATTTTGATTCCAACAAAGAAAAACTTCTATTAACACAGGATGCGGATATGATATATTTAACGCATCTTTATAAAACAGAAATTTCTGTTTGCAATTTTTTAAATAATTTTTTAAATACGAAGTTTAAAAATAAATTCAAAGAGTACAAAGACGAAACTCTTTCCGAAGAGCAGTTGCATATTGTAAATTCCATTTTCAATAATTCAATTTCTTTTCTATCAGGTGGGCCGGGAACGGGGAAAACGACAATTATCCAAGCAATATTAAAGTCAGGTATTACAAATGGAATTGATCCAAGTGAAATAAGCATTTTAGCACCAACAGGAAAAGCAGCAAAAAGATTACAGGAAAGTTGCATTTTGATTTTAAATCAATTTACTTCTTTAGAAAAACCTCGCACTATTCATAGATTTTTAGGATACAATCCATCTAGCGGAAAATTCAAATTTAACGCAGACAACCTGATTACAAAAAAACTAATCATCGTAGATGAATCATCGATGTTGGATATTTATATTTTAAAAGCTATATTGGAAGCATATCCAAATATTGAAGGTGATAAAAGATTAATTTTTGTAGGCGACCCTGACCAATTATTATCTGTAAATTCTGGGTCTGTATTTTCTGATTTTGTTAGATTCAATGTAAATTCATTTAAATTGAGTAAATCATTTCGTCAAACACTCGAAGGGGAAGAAATTAAGTCGATTGCAAATAAAATAAAAAATCTTTCAAGTGAGAATAATATGAATTTGCTTGTAGAAAGTATTTCTCCTTCCAAAGAAATTAAACCTAGTTTTGAAGGAGTTCACTTTTTAGAAACTACTAAAGAAGAAAACTCAGTTGACTTTGCATGGGAGTGGTATAACAAAATGCAAATTCAAGGACTTTCAGGTCAAATTTTGACACCGTATAACGAAACCAAAATCGGAGTCAAAAATTTGAACTTATACATTGAAAAAAAAGTAAATACATCTGTGGATAATATAAAAATGCCGGTGATCGTAAATAATAATCTATATGATATAGAATTATTTAACGGCGAAAGCGGATACTTAGAAGAAACCTCAGATAACTTAAAATTTACTCCAATTAAACAAAATGAATTAATAATTCCAAAATCCTATCGTTCCTACTTTGAGCCTGCATTCGCAATCACAGTGCACAAAAGCCAAGGTTCCGAATACGACCATGTTTGCCTCGTAATCCCTGCGGAGTTAGAGTCCCCCGACTCTCTTTTAAATATTCGAATTATTTACACCGCCATCACTCGCGCAAAAAAATCAGTCACAATCATTGGCTCTTTTCCTTTATTCCAAAAAGCATTGCTCAATAAAGGAGAAGAAAGGCATTCTAGAATAGTTGAAAGACTTTCCTCTTTTTTTCGAGAACAAAAGTAA
- a CDS encoding glycosyltransferase, producing the protein MKTLIVIPAYNEEETIAQVIHGSVKYADVCVVDDASKDKTPEIIKGLQRAYPNRLFTVRHDKNTHIPGGVQDGMKFALEKGYEYVITMDAGMSHNPDELPKFLNYPPNDLVIGKRAKVENVPLYRRIISFGAARLINYCLSKSIIDILGPNLSDCTSGYRRYSKEAFTRIANAQLESVAFDFHMEALYLTYSNGGTVREIPITYIFSNSSFNKKVLKLAWAYASKLLKRKFGMKV; encoded by the coding sequence ATGAAAACATTAATTGTAATTCCAGCTTATAACGAAGAAGAAACGATTGCGCAAGTGATTCACGGTTCTGTAAAATACGCAGACGTTTGTGTTGTGGACGATGCTTCCAAAGACAAAACTCCCGAAATAATTAAAGGTCTGCAAAGGGCTTATCCGAATCGATTATTTACAGTGAGACATGATAAAAACACTCATATACCGGGTGGCGTGCAGGACGGAATGAAATTTGCTTTAGAGAAAGGATACGAGTATGTAATTACGATGGACGCGGGAATGTCGCATAATCCCGATGAGTTACCAAAATTTTTAAATTATCCACCAAATGATTTAGTCATTGGAAAAAGAGCGAAAGTAGAAAATGTACCTTTGTATCGTAGAATTATTTCTTTTGGTGCCGCGCGGTTAATAAACTATTGCCTTTCTAAAAGTATTATTGATATTTTAGGTCCAAATTTGAGTGATTGCACTTCTGGTTACAGACGTTATTCGAAAGAAGCATTTACTAGAATTGCAAACGCACAATTGGAATCAGTTGCATTTGATTTTCATATGGAGGCATTGTATCTCACTTATTCCAATGGAGGGACTGTGCGGGAAATTCCGATTACCTATATATTTTCCAATTCTTCTTTTAATAAAAAAGTTTTAAAACTTGCTTGGGCATATGCCTCTAAACTTCTCAAAAGAAAATTCGGAATGAAAGTATAG
- the mtnB gene encoding methylthioribulose 1-phosphate dehydratase, protein MVATAGNLSVFDRASGELWITSSGKHKGRLKEEDFICMDLDGKILHDTSNKPSAEASIHQVIYSEIPSANVVLHVHTVTSCKLHFGVTKSNPMKRALLPNVEILKAFGDFREEPNFSAIVTFNHGSVADISRDLGIALRELPSDVPFFLIENHGLTVWGKSVEDANKNLEAAEFVLQVMVE, encoded by the coding sequence ATGGTGGCTACTGCTGGTAATCTTTCTGTGTTCGATCGGGCAAGCGGCGAACTTTGGATTACCTCTTCAGGTAAACACAAAGGTCGGTTAAAAGAAGAAGATTTTATTTGTATGGACCTCGATGGAAAAATTCTCCACGATACATCGAATAAACCAAGTGCTGAAGCCTCGATTCACCAAGTCATTTATTCCGAAATTCCTTCTGCCAATGTTGTTCTTCATGTTCATACTGTTACTTCTTGTAAACTTCACTTTGGAGTTACCAAATCCAATCCAATGAAACGCGCCTTACTTCCCAATGTAGAAATTCTAAAAGCATTTGGTGATTTTCGAGAAGAGCCTAATTTTTCTGCTATTGTTACTTTTAATCATGGCTCTGTCGCAGATATTTCTCGTGATTTGGGAATTGCTCTTCGGGAACTTCCTAGTGATGTGCCTTTTTTTCTCATTGAAAATCATGGCCTCACAGTCTGGGGCAAATCAGTAGAAGACGCTAACAAGAACTTGGAAGCGGCAGAGTTTGTGCTTCAGGTTATGGTTGAATAG
- a CDS encoding bile acid:sodium symporter family protein: protein MIYRITSLFPLWILIVSIVSFLYPPFISWFKGDYISFALGVIMLGMGLTLSIDDFKRVLLYPKSVLIGVFLQYTVMPLSGFVIAYIFSLPTPFAVGLILVACCPGGTASNVLTFIAKADVALSVTLTAISTILSVAFTPILTLYLAGNRVDVNSVGLLLSTLKVIILPVGVGVLLNYVFPKFTKKLSVVSPLLAVVAIILIVASVIAANKIPIMQSGVKLVASVFSLHIAGFTFGYILSIHLKQNVIQSRTISIEVGMQNSGLGVVLARENFTNPLTAVPCAMSSLAHSLIASVLAAFWRRGKR, encoded by the coding sequence TTGATATATCGGATAACGTCTCTTTTTCCACTATGGATATTAATTGTATCCATAGTTTCCTTTTTATATCCTCCATTTATATCTTGGTTCAAAGGGGATTATATTTCTTTTGCGCTAGGTGTTATTATGTTAGGTATGGGATTGACATTGTCTATTGATGATTTTAAGAGAGTTTTGTTATATCCCAAATCGGTATTAATTGGAGTATTTCTTCAGTATACAGTTATGCCACTTTCTGGATTTGTTATTGCGTATATTTTTAGTTTGCCCACACCTTTTGCGGTGGGATTGATTTTAGTTGCCTGTTGTCCGGGTGGGACTGCTTCGAATGTGTTAACTTTTATCGCAAAAGCGGATGTAGCCTTATCTGTTACACTGACTGCTATTTCTACCATTTTATCGGTTGCGTTTACTCCTATTTTGACTTTATATTTGGCGGGCAATCGTGTGGATGTAAATTCGGTAGGACTTTTATTAAGCACACTGAAAGTAATTATTTTACCTGTGGGAGTTGGAGTATTATTGAATTATGTATTTCCAAAATTCACAAAAAAACTTTCTGTTGTATCACCGCTTCTTGCTGTGGTGGCTATTATTTTGATTGTAGCATCTGTAATTGCCGCGAATAAAATTCCAATTATGCAATCAGGAGTAAAACTTGTGGCTTCCGTATTTTCTTTACATATAGCTGGATTTACTTTCGGGTATATACTGAGTATCCACCTGAAACAAAATGTAATTCAATCAAGAACAATTTCTATAGAAGTAGGGATGCAAAATTCTGGTTTAGGTGTGGTACTAGCTCGCGAAAATTTTACGAATCCGCTTACTGCTGTTCCTTGTGCTATGTCAAGTCTTGCCCATTCGTTGATTGCAAGTGTACTTGCGGCATTTTGGAGAAGGGGAAAACGTTAA
- a CDS encoding DUF883 family protein, translating into MEAQAKLESDFKLLNQESKNIKKRAREHYLEQVSDISEKIKHFGDEAGEKAKQVIDNVGDYITKNPQKATLIGVGIGVGLGVLVGLIVRRKD; encoded by the coding sequence ATGGAAGCACAAGCAAAATTAGAATCTGATTTCAAACTTTTAAATCAGGAATCAAAAAACATTAAAAAAAGAGCGAGGGAACATTATTTGGAACAGGTATCAGATATTTCAGAAAAAATCAAACACTTCGGCGACGAAGCCGGAGAAAAAGCAAAACAAGTAATTGATAATGTGGGCGATTACATAACTAAAAATCCTCAAAAAGCAACTTTAATTGGCGTAGGGATTGGTGTCGGATTAGGAGTTCTAGTAGGACTGATAGTTCGCAGAAAAGACTAA
- a CDS encoding elongation factor P--(R)-beta-lysine ligase: protein MNQLLSPQLLKYRARYLFAIRSFFQTNGFLEIDTPSLKSTAGMEPYLDPMLVSSPHMEKEGYLITSPEYSLKQTLSLGIEKIYEIAHCFRSGEKGVLHTKEFLMLEFYQVGIDEMGLMDVCISLFDYLQINFEDFGFQKENCIKVKMEDLFLEKTRRSFSLEDLIITLREKFPEAKYDYDSMYYEDLFFLVFLNFIENELPKNRPVFIYDYPEELAALAKVENGRAKRFEIYWNGVELGNAFFELTAPEIQINRFKKEQVKRLEIGKEAFDLDLNFIDSLKRGLPTCSGIAIGLDRLLMIILKLENLKQISPYYINA from the coding sequence ATGAATCAACTCCTTTCCCCTCAGTTACTAAAATATAGAGCACGCTATTTATTTGCAATCCGTTCTTTTTTTCAAACTAACGGTTTTTTGGAAATTGATACACCTAGTTTGAAATCCACCGCCGGAATGGAGCCCTACTTGGATCCCATGTTAGTTAGTTCTCCGCATATGGAAAAAGAAGGATATCTTATTACTTCTCCAGAATATTCATTAAAACAAACTCTCTCTTTAGGTATCGAAAAAATTTATGAAATAGCACACTGTTTTCGTTCTGGAGAGAAGGGAGTTTTGCATACAAAAGAGTTTTTAATGTTAGAATTTTATCAAGTTGGAATTGATGAAATGGGTCTTATGGATGTTTGTATATCTCTATTTGATTATCTTCAAATCAATTTTGAAGACTTTGGTTTTCAAAAAGAAAATTGTATCAAAGTAAAAATGGAAGACTTGTTTTTGGAAAAAACGCGTCGTTCGTTTTCTCTAGAAGATTTAATCATTACTCTGAGAGAAAAATTTCCAGAAGCAAAATACGACTATGATTCGATGTACTATGAAGATTTATTCTTTTTAGTTTTTTTAAATTTCATTGAAAATGAATTACCAAAAAATAGACCCGTGTTTATTTACGATTATCCGGAAGAACTGGCGGCACTTGCCAAAGTCGAAAATGGTCGGGCAAAACGATTCGAAATTTATTGGAACGGAGTTGAATTAGGGAACGCATTCTTTGAATTAACCGCACCTGAGATACAAATCAATAGATTTAAAAAAGAACAAGTAAAACGACTTGAAATTGGAAAAGAAGCATTTGATTTAGATTTAAATTTCATTGATTCTTTGAAAAGAGGACTTCCTACCTGTTCAGGAATTGCAATTGGATTGGATCGACTACTCATGATTATTCTAAAGTTAGAAAATTTAAAACAAATAAGCCCTTATTATATAAATGCGTAA
- a CDS encoding outer membrane protein transport protein gives MITKIISVVLFFLSFCILNADTYHNINGFFGEKAAGLGGAYTAISDDPSGAYYNPAGLTFAYDNSVSLSASNITRTSKSYQNVIGPGQGYLRDSQNYIPNFFGIVKEVGKYKVGFSIVNTLNETFNRADQIVNPIYYPSITSLRSYNIETYSQVQAGFSLARAITDKFSVGATLYYTHDTANFTNTFLAQDTSKNFSSDTGVDNRKTVGFYPILGIMYMPNNLVSLGLSVRRQFVTGGNRLVNGFSAAAGSTSEDLVFFEGTHKSSGGSVGDSIFRTGPLNGRIPETSEVRAGIAIFPSKKFMAAFDTIYTSGYKRNLDQTEVYLFGEGNNEIVIVSSDVQELRRYATYNFALGLEYFLTDNFSVRGGAFTNNSNSKNINWLRTAIEAANRESSDKETVLETDDGKVSYQLPFLREPERNEYVNLMGYSLGFSWSTSRASLGLTIVREAGKGGSQIDSSRPSQQMIYDSTAIYVIVSSKNN, from the coding sequence TTGATTACAAAAATAATTTCAGTCGTACTATTTTTTCTCTCATTCTGTATTCTGAATGCAGATACCTACCATAATATTAATGGTTTTTTTGGAGAAAAGGCAGCTGGTTTAGGAGGAGCGTATACCGCCATTTCCGATGATCCATCCGGCGCTTACTATAATCCTGCCGGATTAACATTTGCTTATGATAACTCGGTTTCTCTTTCTGCAAGTAACATTACAAGAACAAGTAAATCCTATCAGAACGTGATAGGACCTGGGCAAGGTTATTTAAGAGATTCTCAAAATTATATCCCTAATTTTTTCGGTATCGTAAAAGAGGTTGGGAAATATAAAGTAGGTTTCTCGATTGTCAATACTCTTAATGAAACTTTTAATCGCGCAGACCAAATCGTAAACCCGATTTACTATCCTTCGATTACAAGTTTAAGGTCTTACAACATTGAAACTTATAGCCAAGTACAAGCAGGTTTTAGTTTAGCTCGAGCGATTACAGATAAATTCTCCGTAGGGGCAACTTTATATTATACGCATGATACTGCGAATTTTACGAATACCTTTTTGGCACAAGATACAAGTAAAAATTTTAGTTCTGATACTGGCGTGGATAACAGAAAAACCGTTGGTTTTTATCCAATATTAGGCATTATGTATATGCCTAATAACCTTGTATCCTTAGGTTTGTCCGTACGTCGTCAATTTGTAACCGGTGGGAATCGGCTTGTAAATGGATTTTCTGCAGCGGCAGGAAGTACATCAGAAGATTTAGTATTTTTCGAGGGGACTCATAAATCAAGCGGAGGGAGTGTTGGAGATTCTATATTTAGAACAGGACCATTAAATGGTCGTATTCCAGAGACCTCAGAAGTTAGAGCAGGTATCGCTATTTTCCCAAGTAAAAAGTTTATGGCTGCATTTGATACTATCTATACGTCCGGTTATAAACGGAATTTAGATCAAACAGAAGTTTATTTATTCGGCGAGGGAAACAATGAAATTGTAATTGTAAGTTCTGACGTTCAGGAATTAAGACGTTATGCTACCTACAATTTTGCCTTAGGTCTTGAATACTTTCTTACTGATAATTTTTCTGTTAGAGGTGGTGCATTTACTAATAATTCGAATTCCAAAAACATTAATTGGTTAAGGACTGCAATCGAGGCCGCAAATAGAGAATCGAGTGATAAAGAAACAGTATTAGAAACGGATGATGGAAAGGTTTCCTACCAGTTACCTTTTCTTAGAGAACCAGAGCGAAATGAATACGTTAATTTAATGGGGTATTCGCTTGGATTTTCTTGGTCAACGTCTCGAGCTTCGTTAGGTTTAACAATTGTTAGAGAAGCTGGAAAAGGTGGATCTCAAATTGATAGCAGTAGACCTTCTCAGCAAATGATCTATGATAGTACGGCTATTTATGTAATTGTAAGTTCTAAGAACAACTAG
- a CDS encoding 4a-hydroxytetrahydrobiopterin dehydratase, giving the protein MKIFSDIEVLQNIPLFLPEWHYDRENISREYLFSSYMSSIEFVNEIAKLAESIDHHPLIHIFWRKVVVQIHTHSVKSVTSLDFELATNMDKVFNSF; this is encoded by the coding sequence ATGAAGATTTTTTCAGATATAGAGGTATTGCAAAATATACCTTTATTTCTACCTGAATGGCATTACGACCGAGAGAATATTTCTCGAGAGTATTTATTTAGCTCTTACATGAGTTCGATTGAATTTGTAAATGAGATCGCAAAACTTGCTGAATCAATCGACCATCATCCATTGATTCATATATTTTGGAGAAAGGTTGTTGTTCAGATTCATACTCATTCTGTGAAATCAGTAACTTCCCTGGATTTTGAGTTAGCAACAAATATGGATAAAGTTTTTAATTCTTTTTAA
- a CDS encoding PIN domain-containing protein: MESIKLDSHRDPFDRIIVATAIAYKLKLLTRDRRILKSFPKVAVW; this comes from the coding sequence ATTGAAAGTATTAAGTTAGATTCGCATCGCGACCCATTCGATCGAATCATTGTCGCAACGGCTATTGCCTATAAGCTGAAACTTCTTACGAGAGATCGTCGTATTTTGAAATCGTTTCCGAAAGTTGCTGTTTGGTGA
- a CDS encoding curli production assembly/transport component CsgG domain protein, whose protein sequence is MEKIKLSNVRKVLLLSITCVIIFINCSIFTANTKSSQKSDNTNDLNLQTPMEKIAETLTKKISTRNSRLLVLTFTTTEGNEHKLGSLFAEKLTTDIVRRGNVIVLDRILFSKQIQENNLSLSSGNDLQEIRKIGELLGLQAIVTGMITTFNNGYGLNCRIIDPKTGFILAAEEAFYAGE, encoded by the coding sequence TTGGAAAAAATAAAATTAAGTAACGTAAGAAAAGTATTACTACTAAGTATTACATGTGTCATTATATTTATAAATTGCTCTATATTTACGGCTAATACTAAATCGTCGCAGAAATCAGACAATACTAATGATTTAAATCTGCAAACTCCAATGGAAAAAATTGCTGAGACACTCACAAAAAAAATATCGACCCGAAATTCAAGATTGCTTGTGTTGACATTTACGACTACAGAAGGAAACGAACATAAATTAGGAAGTTTGTTTGCAGAAAAACTGACAACGGATATAGTTCGCCGAGGAAATGTAATTGTATTAGATCGGATTTTATTTTCCAAACAAATTCAAGAAAACAATTTGAGTCTTAGTTCTGGAAACGACTTACAGGAAATTCGAAAGATTGGGGAACTTTTAGGGTTACAAGCTATAGTCACGGGAATGATCACTACTTTTAATAATGGTTATGGTCTCAATTGTAGAATCATAGATCCTAAAACTGGATTTATTTTAGCGGCCGAAGAGGCATTTTATGCAGGTGAGTAG
- a CDS encoding DUF4279 domain-containing protein, whose protein sequence is MLKNPKSSAYLILTGPDLDIDEISKILKLQPDFQNSDADNGKPIWQLNSPLSPEEDLESHVVALLKKIAPVRNEFKELNENHIATLYCSIEYSDESKKALQLSSRSLTLIGNLGVNVEVTQWDNHKLSGAGISII, encoded by the coding sequence ATGTTAAAAAATCCAAAAAGCTCTGCTTATTTAATTCTGACCGGTCCTGACTTAGATATAGATGAAATCAGTAAAATTCTAAAACTGCAACCTGATTTTCAAAATAGCGATGCCGATAATGGCAAACCTATATGGCAACTGAATTCTCCCTTGTCTCCGGAAGAGGACTTGGAGTCACATGTAGTGGCACTTTTAAAGAAAATAGCACCTGTGCGAAATGAATTTAAAGAATTAAATGAAAACCATATTGCGACTCTCTATTGTTCTATCGAATACTCAGATGAGTCCAAAAAGGCACTGCAATTAAGTTCGAGGTCTTTGACATTGATTGGCAATTTAGGTGTAAATGTGGAAGTCACACAATGGGATAATCATAAATTGAGTGGAGCCGGCATTTCAATTATCTGA
- the pyrF gene encoding orotidine-5'-phosphate decarboxylase gives MNFYNKFTTRSTELQSLLCVGLDPEWEKLPSSVRNSEKPLFTFCKDIVDVTHDLVVSYKPNIAFFERFGFRGIEQFENLIQHITSNYPQISIIADVKRGDLANTAKEYAKYYLGDLKVDAVTLSPYMGADSIEPFLEYKNHGVFLLCLTSNPSSKDLQKIQTSNGKNYYEEVANFAKSLNDKYKDQVGLVVGATHPEELAEVRNAFPRLAFLIPGYGAQGGNLGELMKVCARNSLINSSRSILFNSTGSDFAEKAREKVIEISSEMKELY, from the coding sequence ATGAATTTTTATAATAAATTTACAACACGTTCAACAGAATTGCAAAGTTTACTTTGTGTTGGGTTAGATCCAGAATGGGAGAAGTTACCTTCGAGTGTTCGCAATTCCGAAAAACCTCTTTTTACTTTTTGTAAAGACATTGTAGATGTTACACATGATTTGGTTGTGTCCTATAAACCGAATATTGCTTTTTTTGAGCGATTTGGATTTCGTGGGATTGAACAGTTTGAGAATCTAATTCAGCACATAACATCTAATTATCCGCAAATTTCAATTATTGCCGATGTAAAACGAGGTGATTTAGCAAATACAGCTAAGGAGTATGCAAAATACTATTTAGGTGATTTGAAAGTGGATGCGGTTACACTTTCTCCTTACATGGGGGCTGATAGTATTGAACCATTTTTAGAATATAAAAATCATGGAGTATTTCTACTTTGTCTCACTTCCAATCCATCTTCTAAAGATTTACAGAAAATCCAAACTTCCAACGGGAAAAATTATTATGAAGAAGTGGCTAATTTTGCTAAATCGCTGAATGATAAGTATAAAGACCAAGTAGGGTTAGTTGTTGGGGCAACACATCCGGAAGAACTTGCTGAAGTTCGAAATGCATTTCCTAGGCTTGCATTTTTGATTCCTGGTTATGGTGCTCAAGGTGGGAATCTCGGCGAATTAATGAAAGTATGCGCTCGTAATTCTCTTATTAATTCGTCTCGTTCGATTCTATTTAATTCGACTGGTTCCGATTTTGCTGAAAAGGCACGCGAGAAGGTAATTGAAATTAGTAGCGAAATGAAAGAATTATATTAG